A window of the Equus przewalskii isolate Varuska chromosome 10, EquPr2, whole genome shotgun sequence genome harbors these coding sequences:
- the LOC103557160 gene encoding myosin-2 isoform X2 has product MLLITTNPYDYPYVSQGEISVASIDDQEELIATDSAIDILGFTNDEKVSIYKLTGAVMHYGNLKFKQKQREEQAEPDGTEVADKAAYLQGLNSADLLKALCYPRVKVGNEFVTKGQTVEQVTNAVGALAKAVYDKMFLWMVARINQQLDTKQPRQYFIGVLDIAGFEIFDFNSLEQLCINFTNEKLQQFFNHHMFVLEQEEYKKEGIEWTFIDFGMDLAACIELIEKPMGIFSILEEECMFPKATDTSFKNKLYEQHLGKSSNFQKPKVVKGKAEAHFSLIHYAGVVDYNITGWLDKNKDPLNETVVGLYQKSSVKTLALLFSGAQTADAEAGGVKKGGKKKGSSFQTVSALFRENLNKLMTNLRSTHPHFVRCIIPNETKTPGAMEHELVLHQLRCNGVLEGIRICRKGFPSRILYADFKQRYKVLNASAIPEGQFIDSKKASEKLLASIDIDHTQYKFGHTKVFFKAGLLGLLEEMRDDKLAQIITRTQARCRGFLARVEYQKMVERRESIFCIQYNIRAFMNVKHWPWMKLFFRIKPLLKSAETEKEMATMKEEFQKTKDELAKSEAKRKELEEKMVSLLKEKNDLQLQVQSEAEGLADAEERCDQLIKTKIQLEAKIKEVTERAEDEEEINAELTAKKRKLEDECSELKKDIDDLELTLAKVEKEKHATENKVKNLTEEMAGLDETIAKLTKEKKALQEAHQQTLDDLQAEEDKVNTLTKAKTKLEQQVDDLEGSLEQEKKLRMDLERAKRKLEGDLKLAQESIMDIENEKQQLDEKLKKKEFEIGNLQSKIEDEQALGIQLQKKIKELQARIEELEEEIEAERASRAKAEKQRSDLSRELEEISERLEEAGGATSAQIEMNKKREAEFQKMRRDLEEATLQHEATAAALRKKHADSVAELGEQIDNLQRVKQKLEKEKSEMKMEIDDLASNVETVSKAKGNLEKMCRTLEDQVSELKSKEEEQQRLINDLTAQRGRLQTEAGEFSRQLDEKEALVSQLSRGKQAFTQQIEELKRQLEEEIKAKNALAHALQSSRHDCDLLREQYEEEQESKAELQRALSKANSEVAQWRTKYETDAIQRTEELEEAKKKLAQRLQAAEEHVEAVNAKCASLEKTKQRLQNEVEDLMLDVERTNAACAALDKKQRNFDKILAEWKQKYEETHAELEASQKEARSLGTELFKMKNAYEESLDQLETLKRENKNLQQEISDLTEQIAEGGKRIHELEKIKKQVEQEKSELQAALEEAEASLEHEEGKILRIQLELNQVKSEIDRKIAEKDEEIDQLKRNHVRVVETMQTMLDAEIRSRNDAIRIKKKMEGDLNEMEIQLNHANRMAAEALRNYRNTQGILKDTQLHLDDALRGQEDLKEQLAMVERRANLLQAEIEELRATLEQTERSRKIAEQELLDASERVQLLHTQNTSLINTKKKLETDISQLQGEMEDILQEARNAEEKAKKAITDAAMMAEELKKEQDTSAHLERMKKNLEQTVKDLQQRLDEAEQLALKGGKKQIQKLEARVRELEGEVESEQKRSAEAIKGLRKHERRVKELTYQTEEDRKNILRLQDLVDKLQAKVKSYKRQAEEAEEQSNTNLSKFRKLQHELEEAEERADIAESQVNKLRVKSREVHTKIISEE; this is encoded by the exons ATGCTTCTGATCACCACCAACCCATATGATTACCCATACGTCAGTCAAGGGGAGATCAGTGTGGCCAGCATTGATGATCAGGAAGAATTGATAGCCACAGAT agtgctattgacattttgggctttACTAATGATGAAAAGGTCTCCATTTACAAGCTCACGGGGGCTGTAATGCATTATGGGAATCTGAAATTCAAGCAAAAGCAGCGTGAGGAGCAGGCAGAGCCAGATGGCACTGAAG ttgCTGACAAGGCAGCCTATCTCCAGGGTCTAAACTCTGCTGACCTGCTCAAAGCCCTCTGCTACCCCAGGGTCAAGGTCGGGAATGAGTTCGTCACCAAAGGCCAGACTGTAGAGCAG GTGACCAATGCGGTGGGTGCTCTGGCCAAAGCTGTCTACGATAAGATGTTCCTGTGGATGGTCGCCCGCATCAACCAGCAGCTGGACACCAAGCAGCCCAGGCAGTACTTCATCGGGGTCTTGGACATCGCTGGCTTTGAGATCTTTGAT ttcAACAGCCTGGAGCAGCTGTGCATCAACTTCACCAACGAGAAACTGCAACAGTTTTTCAACCACCACATGTTCGTGCTGGAGCAGGAGGAGTACAAGAAGGAGGGCATCGAGTGGACGTTCATCGACTTCGGCATGGACCTGGCTGCCTGCATTGAGCTCATCGAGAAG CCGATGGGCATCTTCTCCATCCTGGAAGAGGAGTGCATGTTCCCCAAGGCCACAGACACCTCCTTCAAGAACAAGCTGTATGAACAGCATCTTGGAAAGTCCAGCAATTTCCAGAAGCCCAAGGTTGTCAAGGGCAAAGCTGAGGCCCACTTCTCCCTGATTCACTACGCTGGTGTTGTGGACTACAACATTACTGGCTGGCTTGACAAGAACAAGGACCCCCTGAATGAGACCGTGGTCGGGCTGTACCAGAAGTCTTCAGTGAAAACTCTGGCTTTGCTCTTCTCTGGGGCTCAAACTGCTGATGCAG AGGCAGGTGGTGTCAAGAAAGGTGGTAAGAAGAAGGGTTCTTCTTTCCAGACCGTGTCTGCCCTTTTCAGG GAGAATCTGAACAAGCTGATGACCAACCTGAGGAGTACCCATCCTCATTTTGTGCGGTGTATCATCCCCAATGAAACAAAAACTCCTG gGGCCATGGAGCATGAACTTGTCCTGCACCAGCTGAGGTGCAATGGTGTGCTGGAAGGCATCCGCATCTGCAGGAAGGGATTCCCAAGCAGGATCCTTTACGCAGACTTCAAACAGAG ATACAAGGTATTAAATGCAAGTGCTATCCCTGAAGGACAATTCATCGATAGCAAGAAGGCTTCTGAGAAGCTCCTTGCATCCATCGACATTGACCACACCCAGTACAAATTCGGTCACACCAAG GTCTTCTTCAAAGCTGGTCTCCTGGGGCTCCTAGAGGAGATGCGAGATGACAAGCTGGCCCAGATAATTACCCGAACCCAGGCCAGGTGCAGAGGGTTCTTGGCAAGAGTAGAGTACCAGAAGATGGTGGAGAGAAG GGAGTCCATCTTCTGTATCCAGTACAACATCCGAGCCTTCATGAACGTCAAGCACTGGCCCTGGATGAAACTGTTCTTCAGGATCAAGCCTCTGCTGAAGAGTGcggagactgagaaggagatgGCCACCATGAAGGAGGAgtttcagaaaaccaaagacGAACTCGCCAAGTcagaggcaaaaaggaaagaactggaagaaaagatGGTCtcactgttgaaagaaaaaaacgaCTTGCAGCTCCAAGTTCAGTCT GAAGCTGAAGGCTTGGCTGATGCAGAGGAAAGATGTGACCAGCTGATTAAAACCAAAATCCAGCTGGAGGCCAAAATCAAGGAGGTGACTGAGAGAgcagaggatgaggaagagaTCAACGCTGAGCTGACGgccaagaagaggaaactggaggACGAATGCTCAGAGCTCAAGAAGGACATTGATGACCTTGAGCTGACACTGGCCAAGGTTGAAAAGGAGAAACATGCCACAGAAAATAAG GTGAAAAACCTCACAGAGGAGATGGCAGGCCTGGACGAAACCATCGCTAAGCTGACCAAGGAGAAGAAGGCCCTCCAAGAGGCCCACCAGCAGACCCTGGATGACCTGCAGGCAGAAGAGGACAAAGTCAACACCCTGACCAAAGCTAAAACCAAGCTAGAGCAGCAAGTGGATGAT CTTGAAGGGTCTTTGGAGCAAGAAAAGAAACTTCGCATGGACCTAGAAAGGGCTAAGAGGAAACTTGAAGGTGACCTCAAGTTGGCCCAAGAGTCCATAATGgacattgaaaatgaaaaacaacaactTGATGAAAAGCTCAAAAA gaaagagttTGAAATTGGCAATCTGCAAAGCAAGATTGAAGATGAGCAAGCACTTGGCATTCAACTGCAGAAGAAGATAAAAGAGTTGCAA GCCCGCAtcgaggagctggaggaggaaatCGAGGCAGAGCGCGCCTCCCGGGCCAAAGCAGAGAAGCAGCGCTCCGACCTCTCCCGGGAACTGGAGGAGATCAGCGAGAGGCTCGAAGAAGCCGGTGGGGCGACTTCAGCCCAGATTGAGATGAACAAGAAGCGGGAGGCTGAGTTCCAGAAAATGCGCAGGGACCTGGAGGAGGCCACCCTGCAGCATGAAGCCACGGCGGCCGCTCTGCGGAAGAAGCACGCGGACAGTGTGGCCGAGCTAGGGGAGCAGATAGACAACCTGCAGAGGGTCAAGCAGAaactggagaaggagaagagcGAAATGAAGATGGAAATCGACGACCTCGCTAGTAATGTAGAAACAGTCTCTAAAGCCAAG GGAAACCTGGAGAAAATGTGCCGCACACTGGAGGACCAAGTGAGTGAGCTGAAATCGAAGGAAGAGGAGCAGCAGCGACTGATCAACGACCTGACAGCCCAGAGGGGACGCTTGCAGACGGAAGCTG GTGAATTTTCACGTCAACTAGATGAAAAAGAAGCACTGGTGTCTCAGTTATCAAGGGGCAAACAAGCATTTACTCAGCAGATTGAGGAATTAAAGAGACAACTTGAAGAGGAGATAAAG GCCAAGAACGCCCTGGCCCACGCCCTGCAGTCCTCCCGCCACGACTGTGACCTCCTGCGGGAACAGTACGAGGAGGAGCAGGAATCCAAGGCCGAGCTGCAGAGGGCGCTGTCCAAGGCCAACAGCGAGGTTGCCCAGTGGAGGACCAAGTACGAGACGGACGCCATCCAGCGCacggaggagctggaggaggccaa GAAGAAGCTGGCCCAGCGGCTGCAGGCTGCTGAGGAACACGTAGAAGCCGTCAATGCCAAATGTGCGTCCCTTGAGAAGACCAAGCAGCGGTTACAGAATGAGGTCGAGGACCTCATGCTGGATGTTGAGAGAACCAACGCTGCCTGTGCAGCCCTGGACAAAAAGCAAAGGAACTTCGATAAG ATCCTGGCAGAATGGAAACAGAAGTATGAGGAAACTCATGCTGAGCTTGAGGCCTCCCAGAAGGAGGCCCGTTCTCTTGGCACCGAGCTGTTCAAGATGAAGAATGCCTATGAGGAATCCTTGGACCAGCTAGAAACTTTGAAACGAGAGAACAAAAACTTACAGC AGGAGATTTCTGACCTCACGGAGCAGATTGCAGAAGGAGGGAAACGTATCCATgaactggagaaaataaagaaacaagtgGAACAAGAAAAGTCTGAACTGCAGGCTGCTTTAGAGGAAGCAGAG GCATCTCTTGAACATGAAGAGGGAAAGATCCTGCGCATCCAGCTGGAGTTGAACCAAGTCAAGTCTGAAATTGATAGGAAAATTGCTGAAAAGGATGAGGAAATTGACCAGCTGAAGAGAAACCATGTCAGAGTTGTGGAGACGATGCAGACCATGCTGGATGCTGAGATCAGGAGCAGGAATGATGCCATCAGGATCAAGAAGAAGATGGAGGGAGACCTCAATGAAATGGAAATCCAGCTGAACCACGCCAACCGCATGgctgcagaggccctgaggaACTACAGGAACACTCAAGGCATCCTCAAG GACACCCAGCTGCACCTGGATGACGCTCTCCGGGGCCAGGAGGACCTGAAGGAGCAGCTGGCCATGGTGGAGCGCAGAGCCAACCTGCTGCAGGCCGAGATCGAGGAGCTGCGGGCCACTCTGGAGCAGACCGAGAGGAGCAGGAAAATCGCAGAACAGGAGCTCCTGGATGCCAGTGAGCGCGTCCAGCTCCTGCACACCCAG aacacCAGCCTGATCAACACCAAGAAGAAGCTGGAGACAGACATTTCCCAACTGCAGGGAGAGATGGAGGACATTCTCCAGGAAGCTCGCAATGCAGAAGAGAAGGCCAAGAAGGCCATCACTGAT GCAGCCATGATGGCTGAGGAGCTGAAGAAGGAGCAGGACACCAGCGCCCACCTGGAGCGGATGAAGAAGAATCTGGAGCAGACGGTGAAGGACCTGCAGCAGCGTCTGGATGAGGCCGAGCAGCTGGCCCTGAAGGGTGGGAAGAAGCAGATCCAGAAACTGGAGGCCAGG GTGCGTGAGCTGGAAGGGGAGGTTGAGAGTGAGCAAAAGCGTAGTGCTGAAGCTATCAAAGGTCTGCGCAAACATGAGAGGAGAGTGAAGGAACTCACCTACCAG ACAGAAGAAGATCGAAAAAATATTCTCAGGCTTCAGGATTTGGTCGATAAACTTCAGGCAAAAGTGAAATCCTACAAGCGACAAGCTGAGGAGGCT GAGGAACAATCCAATACAAATCTATCTAAATTCCGCAAGCTCCAGCATGAGCTGGAGGAGGCCGAGGAACGGGCTGACATTGCTGAGTCCCAGGTCAACAAGCTGCGGGTGAAGAGCCGGGAGGTTCATACAAAAATCATAAGTGAAGAGTGA
- the LOC103557159 gene encoding myosin-1: MSSDQEMAIFGEAAPYLRKSEKERIEAQNKPFDAKTSVFVADPKESFVKATVQSREGGKVTAKTEAGATVTVKEDQCFPMNPPKYDKIEDMAMMTHLHEPAVLYNLKERYAAWMIYTYSGLFCVTVNPYKWLPVYNAEVVTAYRGKKRQEAPPHIFSISDNAYQFMLTDRENQSILITGESGAGKTVNTKRVIQYFATIAVTGEKKKEEPTSGKMQGTLEDQIISANPLLEAFGNAKTVRNDNSSRFGKFIRIHFGTTGKLASADIETYLLEKSRVTFQLKAERSYHIFYQIMSNKKPDLIEMLLITTNPYDYAFVSQGEITVPSIDDQEELMATDSAIEILGFTSDERVSIYKLTGAVMHYGNLKFKQKQREEQAEPDGTEVADKAAYLQGLNSADLLKALCYPRVKVGNEFVTKGQTVEQVYNAVGALAKAVYDKMFLWMVARINQQLDTKQPRQYFIGVLDIAGFEIFDFNSLEQLCINFTNEKLQQFFNHHMFVLEQEEYKKEGIEWEFIDFGMDLAACIELIEKPMGIFSILEEECMFPKATDTSFKNKLYEQHLGKSNNFQKPKPVKGKPEAHFSLIHYAGTVDYNITGWLDKNKDPLNETVVGLYQKSSVKTLALLFSGPASADAEAGGKKGGKKKGSSFQTVSALFRENLNKLMTNLRSTHPHFVRCIIPNETKTPGAMEHELVLHQLRCNGVLEGIRICRKGFPSRILYADFKQRYKVLNASAIPEGQFIDSKKASEKLLGSIDIDHTQYKFGHTKVFFKAGLLGLLEEMRDDKLAQIITRTQARCRGFLARVEYQRMVERRESIFCIQYNVRAFMNVKHWPWMKLYFKIKPLLKSAETEKEMANMKEEFEKTKESLAKAEAKRKELEEKMVALMQEKNDLQLQVQAEADSLADAEERCDQLIKTKIQLEAKIKEATERAEDEEEINAELTAKKRKLEDECSELKKDIDDLELTLAKVEKEKHATENKVKNLTEEMAGLDETIAKLTKEKKALQEAHQQTLDDLQAEEDKVNTLTKAKTKLEQQVDDLEGSLEQEKKLRMDLERAKRKLEGDLKLAQESTMDIENDKQQLDEKLKKKEFEMSNLQSKIEDEQALAMQLQKKIKELQARIEELEEEIEAERASRAKAEKQRSDLSRELEEISERLEEAGGATSAQIEMNKKREAEFQKMRRDLEEATLQHEATAAALRKKHADSVAELGEQIDNLQRVKQKLEKEKSEMKMEIDDLASNMETVSKAKGNLEKMCRTLEDQLSELKSKEEEQQRLVNDLTGQRARLQTEAGEYSRQLDEKDSLVSQLSRGKQAFTQQIEELKRQLEEEIKAKSALAHALQSARHDCDLLREQYEEEQEAKAELQRAMSKANSEVAQWRTKYETDAIQRTEELEEAKKKLAQRLQDAEEHVEAVNAKCASLEKTKQRLQNEVEDLMIDVERTNAACAALDKKQRNFDKILSEWKHKYEETHAELEASQKESRSLSTELFKVKNAYEESLDQLETLKRENKNLQQEISDLTEQIAEGGKRIHELEKVKKQIEQEKSEIQAALEEAEASLEHEEGKILRIQLELNQVKSEIDRKIAEKDEEIDQLKRNHVRVVETMQTMLDAEIRSRNDAIRIKKKMEGDLNEMEIQLNHANRMAAEALRNYRNTQGILKDTQLHLDDALRGQEDLKEQLAMVERRANLLQAEIEELRATLEQTERSRKIAEQELLDASERVQLLHTQNTSLINTKKKLETDISQLQGEMEDIVQEAHNAEEKAKKAITDAAMMAEELKKEQDTSAHLERMKKNLEQTVKDLQHRLDEAEQLALKGGKKQIQKLEARVRDLEGEVESEQKRNVEAVKGLRKHERRVKELTYQTEEDRKNILRLQDLVDKLQSKVKAYKRQAEEAEEQSNVNLSKFRKIQHELEEAEERADIAESQVNKLRVKSREVHTKIISEE, from the exons ATGAGTTCAGACCAGGAAATGGCTATATTTGGGGAGGCTGCTCCTTACCTCCGAAAGTCTGAAAAGGAGCGAATTGAAGCCCAGAATAAGCCTTTCGATGCCAAGACATCAGTTTTTGTGGCTGACCCTAAGGAGTCCTTTGTGAAAGCAACAGTGcagagcagggaaggagggaaggtgaCAGCCAAGACTGAAGCTGGAGCT ACAGTAACTGTGAAAGAAGACCAATGCTTCCCCATGAACCCTCCCAAATATGACAAGATCGAGGACATGGCCATGATGACTCACCTGCATGAGCCTGCTGTGCTGTACAACCTCAAAGAGCGCTATGCAGCCTGGATGATCTAC aCCTACTCAGGTCTTTTCTGTGTCACCGTCAACCCCTACAAGTGGTTGCCAGTGTACAACGCCGAGGTGGTGACGGCCTACCGAGGCAAAAAGCGCCAGGAGGCCCCGCCCCACATCTTCTCCATCTCTGACAACGCCTATCAGTTCATGCTGACTG ATCGGGAGAATCAGTCTATCTTAATCAC TGGAGAATCTGGTGCCGGGAAGACTGTGAACACCAAGCGTGTCATCCAGTACTTTGCAACAATTGCAGttactggggagaagaagaaggaggaaccTACTTCCGGCAAAATGCAG GGGACTCTGGAAGATCAGATCATCAGTGCCAACCCCCTACTGGAGGCCTTTGGCAACGCCAAGACCGTGAGGAATGACAACTCCTCTCGCTTT GGTAAATTCATCAGGATCCACTTCGGTACCACAGGGAAACTGGCTTCTGCTGATATTGAAACAT ATCTTCTGGAGAAGTCTAGAGTTACTTTCCAGCTAAAGGCGGAAAGAAGCTACCACATTTTTTATCAGATCATGTCTAACAAGAAGCCAGATCTAATTG AAATGCTCCTGATCACCACCAACCCGTATGACTATGCCTTTGTCAGTCAAGGGGAGATCACAGTCCCCAGCATTGATGACCAAGAAGAGTTGATGGCCACAGAT AGTGCCATTGAGATCTTGGGCTTCACTTCTGATGAAAGAGTGTCCATCTATAAGCTCACAGGGGCAGTAATGCATTACGGGAACCTGAAATTCAAGCAGAAGCAGCGTGAGGAGCAAGCTGAGCCAGATGGCACTGAAG TTGCTGACAAGGCTGCCTATCTTCAGGGTCTGAACTCTGCTGACCTGCTCAAAGCTCTCTGCTACCCCAGGGTCAAGGTCGGCAATGAGTTCGTCACCAAAGGCCAGACTGTAGAACAG GTGTACAATGCGGTGGGTGCTCTGGCCAAAGCCGTCTACGATAAGATGTTCCTCTGGATGGTCGCCCGCATCAACCAGCAGCTGGACACCAAGCAGCCCAGGCAGTACTTCATCGGGGTCTTGGACATCGCTGGCTTTGAGATCTTTGAT tTCAACAGCCTGGAGCAGCTGTGCATCAACTTCACCAACGAGAAACTGCAACAGTTTTTCAACCACCACATGTTCGTGCTGGAGCAGGAGGAGTACAAGAAGGAGGGCATCGAGTGGGAGTTCATCGACTTCGGCATGGACCTGGCTGCCTGCATTGAGCTCATCGAGAAG ccGATGGGCATCTTCTCCATCCTGGAAGAGGAGTGCATGTTCCCCAAGGCCACAGACACCTCCTTCAAGAACAAGCTGTATGAACAGCATCTTGGAAAGTCCAACAATTTCCAGAAGCCTAAACCTGTCAAAGGCAAGCCTGAGGCCCACTTCTCCCTGATTCACTACGCCGGCACTGTGGACTACAACATTACTGGCTGGCTTGACAAGAACAAGGACCCCCTGAATGAGACCGTGGTCGGGCTGTACCAGAAGTCTTCAGTGAAGACTCTGGCTTTGCTCTTCTCTGGGCCAGCAAGTGCTGATGCGG AGGCTGGTGGAAAGAAAGGAGGCAAGAAGAAGGGTTCTTCTTTCCAGACCGTGTCTGCGCTCTTCAGG GAGAATTTGAATAAGCTGATGACCAACCTGAGGAGCACTCACCCTCACTTTGTACGGTGCATCATCCCCAATGAAACCAAAACTCCTG GTGCCATGGAGCATGAACTTGTCCTGCACCAGCTGAGGTGCAATGGTGTGCTGGAAGGCATCCGCATCTGCAGAAAGGGATTCCCAAGCAGGATCCTTTATGCAGACTTCAAACAGAG ATACAAGGTATTAAATGCAAGTGCTATCCCTGAAGGACAATTCATCGATAGCAAGAAGGCTTCTGAGAAGCTCCTTGGGTCCATTGACATTGACCACACCCAGTACAAATTTGGTCACACCAAG GTCTTCTTCAAAGCTGGTCTCCTGGGGCTCCTAGAGGAGATGCGAGATGACAAGCTGGCCCAGATAATTACCCGAACCCAGGCCAGGTGCAGAGGGTTCTTGGCAAGAGTGGAGTACCAGAGGATGGTGGAGAGAAG AGAGTCCATCTTCTGCATCCAGTACAATGTCCGTGCCTTCATGAACGTGAAGCACTGGCCCTGGATGAAGCTGTATTTCAAGATCAAGCCCCTCCTCAAGAgtgcagagacagagaaagagatggcCAACATGAAGGAAGAATTCGAGAAGACCAAAGAAAGCCTTGCAAAGGCTGAGGCCAAaagaaaagagctggaagaaaaaatGGTAGCTCTGATGCAAGAGAAAAACGACCTGCAACTTCAGGTTCAAGCT GAAGCAGACAGTTTGGCTGATGCAGAGGAAAGATGTGACCAGCTGATTAAAACCAAAATCCAGCTGGAGGCCAAAATCAAGGAGGCGACTGAGAGAGCTGAGGATGAGGAAGAGATCAACGCTGAGCTGACGgccaagaagaggaaactggaggACGAATGCTCAGAGCTCAAGAAGGACATTGATGACCTTGAGCTGACACTGGCCAAGGTTGAAAAGGAGAAACATGCCACAGAAAATAAG GTGAAAAACCTCACAGAGGAGATGGCAGGCCTGGACGAAACCATCGCTAAGCTGACCAAGGAGAAGAAGGCCCTCCAAGAGGCCCACCAGCAGACCCTGGATGACCTGCAGGCAGAAGAGGACAAGGTCAACACTCTGACCAAAGCTAAAACCAAGCTAGAGCAGCAAGTGGATGAT CTTGAAGGATCTctagagcaagaaaagaaacttCGAATGGATCTagaaagagcaaagaggaaaCTGGAGGGTGACCTAAAATTGGCCCAAGAATCCACAATGGACATAGAAAATGACAAACAGCAActtgatgaaaaactgaaaaa GAAAGAGTTTGAAATGAGCAATCTGCAAAGCAAGATTGAAGATGAGCAGGCCCTTGCGATGCAGCTGCAGAAGAAGATCAAGGAGTTACAG GCCCGCAtcgaggagctggaggaggaaatCGAGGCAGAGCGCGCCTCCCGGGCCAAAGCAGAGAAGCAGCGCTCCGACCTCTCCCGGGAACTGGAGGAGATCAGCGAGAGGCTCGAAGAAGCCGGTGGGGCGACTTCAGCCCAGATTGAGATGAACAAGAAGCGGGAGGCTGAGTTCCAGAAAATGCGCAGGGACCTGGAGGAGGCCACCCTGCAGCATGAAGCCACGGCGGCCGCTCTGCGGAAGAAGCACGCGGACAGTGTGGCAGAGCTCGGGGAGCAGATAGACAACCTGCAGAGAGTCAAGCAGAaactggagaaggagaagagcGAAATGAAGATGGAGATTGACGACCTGGCGAGCAACATGGAGACTGTCTCCAAAGCCAAG GGCAACCTTGAAAAGATGTGCCGCACCCTGGAAGATCAACTGAGTGAACTTAAGAGCAAAGAGGAAGAGCAGCAGAGGCTGGTCAATGACCTGACGGGCCAGAGAGCGCGCCTGCAGACAGAAGCAG GTGAATATTCACGCCAGCTAGATGAAAAGGACTCATTAGTTTCTCAGCTCTCAAGGGGCAAACAAGCATTCACACAACAGATTGAGGAACTGAAAAGGCAGCTTGAAGAGGAGATAAAG GCCAAGAGTGCCCTGGCCCATGCCCTGCAGTCAGCCCGCCATGATTGTGACCTGCTGCGGGAACAGTAcgaggaggagcaggaagccaAGGCCGAGCTGCAGAGGGCAATGTCCAAGGCCAACAGTGAGGTTGCCCAGTGGAGGACCAAGTACGAGACGGACGCCATCCAGCGCacggaggagctggaggaggccaa GAAGAAGCTGGCTCAGCGGCTGCAGGATGCTGAGGAACACGTAGAAGCTGTGAATGCCAAATGTGCTTCCCTTGAGAAGACCAAGCAGCGGCTCCAGAATGAAGTGGAGGACCTCATGATTGATGTTGAGAGAACCAATGCTGCCTGTGCAGCCCTGGACAAAAAGCAAAGGAACTTCGATAAG ATCCTGTCAGAATGGAAGCACAAGTATGAAGAAACTCATGCTGAACTTGAAGCTTCCCAAAAGGAGTCCAGGTCACTCAGCACAGAGCTGTTCAAGGTTAAGAATGCTTATGAGGAATCCTTAGACCAACTTGAAACCTTGAAGCGGGAAAATAAGAATTTGCAAC AGGAGATTTCTGATCTCACTGAGCAGATTGCAGAAGGAGGGAAGCGTATCCATGAACTGGAAAAAGTAAAGAAGCAAATTGAGCAAGAAAAGTCTGAAATTCAGGCTGCTTTAGAAGAAGCAGAG GCATCTCTTGAACACGAAGAGGGAAAGATCCTGCGCATCCAACTGGAGTTGAACCAAGTCAAGTCTGAAATTGATAGGAAAATTGCTGAAAAGGATGAGGAAATTGACCAGCTGAAGAGAAACCATGTCAGAGTTGTGGAGACGATGCAGACCATGCTGGATGCTGAGATCAGGAGCAGGAATGATGCCATCAGGATCAAGAAGAAGATGGAGGGAGACCTCAATGAAATGGAAATCCAGCTGAACCACGCCAACCGCATGgctgcagaggccctgaggaACTACAGGAACACTCAAGGCATCCTCAAG GACACCCAGCTGCACCTGGATGACGCTCTCCGGGGCCAGGAGGACCTGAAGGAGCAGCTGGCCATGGTGGAGCGCAGAGCCAACCTGCTGCAGGCTGAGATCGAGGAGCTGCGGGCCACTCTGGAGCAGACCGAGAGGAGCAGGAAAATCGCAGAACAGGAGCTCCTGGATGCCAGTGAGCGCGTCCAGCTCCTGCACACCCAG AACACCAGCCTGATCAACACCAAGAAGAAGCTGGAGACAGACATTTCCCAGCTGCAGGGAGAGATGGAAGATATCGTCCAGGAAGCTCACAATGCAGAAGAGAAGGCCAAGAAGGCCATCACTGAT GCGGCCATGATGGCTGAGGAGCTGAAGAAGGAGCAAGACACCAGCGCCCACCTGGAGCGGATGAAGAAGAATCTGGAGCAGACGGTGAAGGACCTGCAGCACCGTCTGGATGAGGCCGAGCAGCTGGCCCTGAAGGGTGGGAAGAAGCAGATCCAGAAACTGGAGGCCAGG GTACGTGACCTTGAAGGAGAAGTTGAAAGTGAACAGAAGCGCAATGTTGAGGCTGTCAAGGGTCTGCGCAAACATGAGAGAAGAGTAAAGGAACTCACTTACCAG actGAGGAAGACCGCAAGAATATACTCAGGCTCCAGGATCTGGTGGATAAACTGCAATCAAAGGTGAAAGCTTACAAGAGACAAGCTGAGGAAGCG GAGGAACAGTCCAATGTCAATCTCTCCAAATTCCGCAAGATCCAGCACGAGCTGGAGGAGGCCGAGGAACGGGCTGACATCGCCGAGTCCCAGGTCAACAAGCTGCGGGTGAAGAGCCGGGAGGTTCACACAAAAATCATTAGTGAAGAGTAA